The genomic stretch CAGGGCGTTCTTGTTCCCGTGATCTCCCCAGCACTCAGTGCAGGTCCTGGTATGTAGCAAGGGTATGACTAATACTGCTTAAATGAATGAgccaaatggagaagaaaaaaactccaggagggaaaaaaagatgaaagtcaATGTTAATCTTAAGCCTTTACCATAAGCTAGAGGAGTGACGTCACCAAGAGGGTGCCACAGGTCATTCCTAACTCTGTTACCCTCAGAAGAAGAACAACTACCACAAGCTAAACATTTCTTAGGTTTAATACAACTACACGACAGAGACCACCATGCCCATTTCACAGCTAACCAATGCAGTGGTCAGGACGTGGGGCTGTGGAGCCAAGGAGACCCGGGCCCAAATTCCAGTTCCACTCTTGAGCAAGTCAActacctccctgagcctcagtcttctcacttATGAAAGGTAACAACAAAAACTGTTGTAGGATTATTTTCAGACTGAAATGTGACCAAGCATGGAAAGTCCTCCAGCACACAGTCTGGAACACAGTAAGTGTCTGAGACATGAGCTGGGCTGTGAGATGAAGCAGAGCCAGACTTTGGCCCAGGTCATCTGCTTCAAGTTCTCTAGGCAGAGTCACAAAGTGAGGCTGTGAGCCAGCATCCCAGGTTACTGTCCCCTCCCATAGGTCTGGCCTCACCTTCCTCTTGTTGAGCTCCAGGGCCTGGCTGCGCAGTGTCAGCTCCTTCTCCACACCCCCGAGGCTGCCCTGCAAGGCCCGCTCTTTTTCCTCCAGCTTCTGCACGGTCAGCAGCTGGGCATCCACCTGAGGACAGGGGTGGGGACTCAGTGCTAGGGAGCCCCTGCCTCTCCAGCTCCACCCTAACAAGCCCAGGGCAGCCATACCTGGGACTTGAGGCCAAGAACCTGCTCGCCCAGCTCATCCTTCTCCTCCCGCAGTAGCTTATGAATCTGGTTGGCCTTGATCCGCTCTGACATCAGCTTAAAGTTGGCATCGTCCTTTTCCCGCAACTGCTGTAGCAGCCGCCCATTCTGTTCCTGCATGTCCTCAAAAGCCTGGCCTGTCACATCCATCTCTGAGAGCAgagcctcctcctcctgcagcaAGTGGGCAGGGACAAGACGGAATGTAGTAGATGGACGACAGTGGGGAAACCACAGGAAAACGTGGCTGAGCAAAGAATCACAGAATGGACCCAGGCCATGTGCTAGAACAGGAGGTTAAGGGAATTTCAACATTCAGAAGCAAGGGGACCAGAACGGGGTTGCACCTGCTTGGTGGCACCCAACTTGCGTTGCAGGTGTTCTATCTGCTCCTCTGCCTGACGAATGCGCCGCAGGGCATCCTCATCCGCGATCTTCTTGCTCTCCCTCCGATCCCTCTCCTCTAATTCCCGGATACGGCTCCGTAGCTCATCGACCTATAACCACCAGAAGGAGGGAGCTCTCTTGTCACTGCTTCCTGCTGACCTAGGGCTCTGCTCTGGTTACAACCCCCCTGGGCAGCCTCTCTGCACACCCCATAGGCCCTGCCTGCCCTCACCTCAGCCTTTGCCTTGCGTTCCGCTGCCATGAGCTGCACCTTATCCCGCTGCTCCTTGGGTGCAGACTTATACATGTCCAGCAGCAGTTTCATCTCCTTCTGACTTTCCTGGGCCTTCCTGGGGGAGGCACAGGAGGAAGGCTTGGTGAGTAGGGTTGGAGGCCACTTggcaggggtgggaaggagaaaggaatagGGCCTCACTTGAGCTCTGCTCGTAGACCTTTGAGGAGCTCTGACTCCTTCCTCTTGGCCTCCTCCACCTTGACTTTCTCCCGATCAGTCCTTGAGAGAGCTGAGGCTACAGATGGGGGTCCCAGCCCAGGCCCTTCCCGCTCCCGAAGCTCCCGCTTGGGTTTGGCCTCAGGTTCTCGGCCCCGGGAGGAGGGGCCCTGGGCCCCGGGGGTCAGGGCCTGGGCCTCTTCCTCAGAAGGGACCAGGTCTTCCTTCTTCACCAAGGAGGTAGTAATGGCAGCGCCAGGCATTGAAGCCATCTCCTTTCTGGCGTCAGGGGCACCAACAGGGCCTGGCCCACCCTCTTCTTTCCCTGCAGCTGGGGCACTCAGGCCAGAGTCCTCTGGGTGGCCCAGGGTGGGGATGGAGTGGGTAGAGCCACTGGCCTGGGCCCGGAGCTGCAAAGCAGAGACAGAACAGGGCTGAGGTGAGACGTGCTCACTGGGGTCTAGCCGCAGCTTTCCCCAAGCAGCCCCCTCCTCACCTTGGCAATCTCAGCCTGCACTTCCCGCAGCTTCCGCTTGTATCGCTGAGCATCCCCCTTTAGCTGGTGGTTGTGGTTTTGGAGGCTGCTGATCAGGTGGCGCATCTCCCGGTTGATGGGCCCTGGAAGAGGACAGGAAACCAAGGCTGGACTGGTTGGTCCCTGGGTTAGGGGCCCAGCCCCTCAGCGGGGGAAGAGGCAGTACCAGAGCCATCACTCTCATTACAAAGAAGATAACAACTGAAGCCTTATGTAGAGTGTGTGATCtcatcaaataaatgaagagaattcaCCTGAACATAACTTGACACTGCCTATGTGTGTTATTTCTgctaatacagatttttaaaatatttccaaatttcctCTCGAAGGAACACATAACTAACTGTAAATTCACAAAAGTAAGTTAGTCCACTTCTTTTAACTTTCTAAACAAATATCATCTTCTTAGTTACATTTCCCTGGCATTTCTCATAATACTTCCTGTCTTccctccctgctttatttttcttggtaTATTTGTCACAACCTAATACACACGttaattttttcctcctttgttgtCTGTCTTCCCTCACTATAACACTGCTCCACAACAGGGATTAGTCGTGTTTTGTTCACTGGTATCATCCCAAAGCCTAGAACTGAGCCTGGATCAtagaaaatgttcaataaatcTGTGAAAAATGAATTAGTATCTCAGAGAGGCACCATAAGGCCAGAGAAGCATGGATGAGGGTGACAGCTCCCATTCTGGCTGAGTCTGCTCCATGAGCCACCTCATCTGGCTGTAAGCCTCACTGCGCCTTTGAGCCAGGTGGTGTGGTCCCCATTTTCCACAGAGAGACGAGGCTCTGAGAGAAGAAAGGACTTAATCTCCTACATCTGGATAAGCATCTGGCCACACCAGGGGCCAGCAATCCCAGATAAGGCCCCACCTCAACCCTGTCCTCACCACATACCCGCCTGCTCGTTGGCCGCCAGGTTCTGTTCAAACTCGATGCGCAGCATCTCGTACTCCTTGCGTACCTGGGCCAGCGTATCCTCCAGCTGGATAACCTCTGTGCGCAGCTTCTTCTGCAGCCCCAGCTCATCACTCTGTGGGTTGAGGCATTAAGGACCCACACAACCCCTTAGCTACCGGCAAGCCCCCCCTACCTCAGGCCTCAGCAGCTCAGGAAGGATTTACTCCCAAGGGACCTCTGGCAGGCACATAGGGCCTCTGACACCCTTAACCCAGGAACAACCTGACCCTAAGGGTCTGGTCTTTacccctgtccccagcccctgTTCCAAGGGCATACCTCCATGTGCTCAATGTGCCTCAGGTGGGAATTCTTGGTGGCCAGCAGCAGCCCACGGGCCTCGTCCAGCTGGGTCTTCACTTGCAGAGACTCATTGTAGAGCAGTGAGAACTGCGCCTGCAGCATTCGGTATTCCCCTGTCTCCCGTACCACCTCCTCAGGAAGGCTCCGCAGGGCTACCTAGGGGTAGGGATGTCCAATGGCAATCAGCAAAAGGTTTCAGAGCCAGCTCCTACCGTGTAGGCTCAGGCCCTCCCAGCCCCAAACACAGCTCACCTTGAGGCGCTCATTGGTCCGCACAGCCCCCTGAAGTTCGGCCTGCAGCTTCTCCAGCTCTGCCATGCGGCTATTGGCCAATTCCTGGTTTTCCTCCAACTCCGCATTCAGCATCTCAAACTGTGGAGTGGGAAGAGCCAGGCCAGGATGCATGCTTCCCTCATAGCCCCACCATATGCCCTACCCACGCTCCCCTCTGCAGAGCAGTGATGTATTCTGAAGGCCCAGGGACAAGCCGGACCCAGGCCCTTTCCTAAGGGCTCCCAGGCAAGTAGGAGAAAACTCAGTACTGTCTGATCAGTGCTGGGAAGCAAGGCTTGTAACTGACAGGgggtcagggaagccttcctggaagaCCTGAAGAGCAAGCTGAGCAAGGGGAGACAGGGCCCAGTGACCCTGCAGCACCAAAAAAGTGTGCAACGACCAAGAATTGAGAGAGCAAAAGCAGGACAAGGAATGAGACAGCGGCAGCAAGGCCCTTTCTCAGCTACACAACTGAGAATGCCAGTTGACTCCAACATACCCCAACATCTCTTTTCTAAGTGGTACTTTTAACCAGCTAACGTACGACCTTACCTAATTGTCAGTTACCCAAACTAGAACTTAAGCTCCATGAAAGGTTTAATTCCTGTTTCGTTCTCCAAAATGCCTGCTTCCTATACAGTACCTGGCACTTAGTGTTCAGCAATTATTTACTGAATACACatatgaaacaataaaataaagagcaCTGTGAGTAACGAGGAAAGACCTCCGAGACCACAGTTGGACGTCTGTCCTTAATTCTGAGGGGACGTTCAAGGGTAGGGTAGAGAAAAGGTTGTGGGAGGGACTAAGAAGAATGCTGCTGCTCACCTTCTGCATGCTGAGTGTGATCTGGCCCCCATGAAAGCCTGAGGAGCTCCCAGATACATAGTAGCCAGAGTTGAGCTGtggagagaagacagaggaacagaCGGGTGTGGAGGAGAGAAGCGAGGGCCCCAAGTACCCTGCTCTGGCTCCATCTGACCCAGTGTCTGACCCTACCTGCTCCAAGGCCTCCGCTAGGTGCTTATTGAGCTTTTGCTCACGCTTCCGCAACTTCTCAATGTCCCACTGCAGGTCTTCTACTGTCGTCTCCATCTCCAGCACTTTGGTCTCTGCAGATGTCACTTTATCCTGGAGCTCAGAGTACTGGGGACAAGGAAGGGGATAGGTGCTTAGATAAGAGACCCGGCTCCCTGAGATCCTCGGGTGCCCATCTAATCCAAACCCTGCCCTGGTTCTAATCCCACCCTAAAAGCCCAACTCCCACCTCCAACGAGATGCGGTGGTGCTTCTCCTGTAGCTGGGTGGCCAAGTCCTGTAGTCGTCGGTTCTCACGGCCCAGCTCCCGGGTGCGTGCCCGAGCCGCCTCACTGGGGGGCTCACTGTCCCCTGGGAAGGCAGGGCTCGGGTAAGAGCCAAGTCCAGGGCAATGGGTCAAAGTACTAACTCATTCTGGAGTCTGCTATGTGCCCAGTGTGATCCACCAGCTGTCTTGCCATTTTCTCATGACAAAGCCAGGAGTCTTTGTCCCCACTGCACAAAGGAGGAAACCAGCTCAGAGAGGAGAGCCATCTGCTCAGAACGCCCAGGCTGGACTGACAGAACTAAGGCTGGGAGAAGTCAGTCTGCCTGCAAAGCCTGGGCACTTGCTGCTATGACTCGTGGATCAGCAACTGCCGCCAAGATTTGTGCACAATGCTCCCAAGAGGTCTCCAGCCACAAGGGGGAGGCTCCCCCAGCACCAACAACTCCTCCCACCCATCTCTCTAGAGCTCAACTCCAGGAATCAAAACGAGAGCCACCATCAAGCCTAACCCTTCCCCTGAGAACATGGCTGATTTATTCCTTGCGGAACTGTGGCTGCCTCTGGGCCAGAAGCACTGAGGAGGGGATACCATAAAGATGCAAATGGAGTTGGACACCTCTGGGGTGGGGGCACAAAGAACTAACCTCGGCTGTATACTCGCTGACAGAGTTCCTCCACCTGGCGCTGTAGGCGGTCGGAGGCCTCCACGACACGGGACACAGCTGCCTTGGAGAATTCCATGCGGCCCTGCAGCTGCAGCTCCACCTCCTCACTACTGCTCGCACCCAGGGCCACCACAAAAGCCAAGGCTGGCTCACTGAGAGGTGGCCGCAGCTGCATTGGCAGGGGCTCTGGGAGGGACGGACAGACCCTCATGAGGATAATGGTAACAGTTACCACCACTCTGTATCAAGTTTCAGATCGCCTCCTTCAACTCTCTATGGCTCACTGAGTCAACATAACCAACACCTGTAATACTATGTTATCCCCGTCTTAAAAGTGAAATAACTACAGTTCAGTGAGGTAATTTCCTCAAAGCCAGAGAACTACCaaatcacttcctcagggaaggtCTTCTCTGCCTTCCCAAGCTAAACTATGTGCACACACACTAATTCCCATTCAGAGACccctatacttttttcttttggtttataaTCACTTTCTCCCTAATGGTTGGGGcagtaagtatttcttttttattttgtttgtctcCTCCAAATCTACAACAACGTCAACTACACAGTCAACGTTTAATACTTTTTTGAACTGAGTATCAAAACATGAATTGCACTCTTAACCATGTCACTCAGATTCCAAAACGTGTGTTCTTACCCACTGCCCTTTGCTGACCAGATATGAaatcaatttgtgtgtgtgtgtgtgtatgtgtgtgtaggcaGAGAATTCAGTAGCCTAATGTCAAAGTCCCCTCCTCTCCAGGACCTTCCCCAGAACTTAATTAAGCTTCCCAGATCCCAGGGCTCTGGCCCTACCCCTCAGCTCCGATGTCCCTGGCTCTGTGAGAGGGGTCTCATCACGTGTTGGCCCCTCCTGGGTCCCAGGCGCCTCTGTCCCTGAAGACAGGTCCCCCTGGTTCTCATGGTGTCGGAGAAGGGCTTCCACAGTTTCATCCAGCTGAAGGGAGAAAGCACCAAAAATGTTATGAATCCCTCAGGTGCTTCCCAGCATGATACTCCTTTCCTAGCAGAGGAGTCTGAGGATTGGCAGCTGGATCAAGGCCAGGTCTTGGAAAGTAGAAGGGCATCCACCTGGGCCCAGTAGCGATTGACAATGAGGAGTGTGGCATCATCTGTGGCCTGCCGCTTCTCCAACTTCTCAATTCGTTCTCGGAGTTCATCTTCACAAGCCTGTCTCTGTTCCAACCGCTCTGCCAGTTTCTTATTCTTGAACTGCAAAACCTTCAAGTCCATCTCCTCCTACCAAGGAAACAAAGGGGCCGAGGAGATGGTCAAGCAGGAACCAAGAACCCAATCacagcaagagacaaagaaaagcaaaatggaatgggtgggagaggggagtatCCCCAGACTAACTGCTAACAGGATTTAAAGAGGCTCAGACACCCACAGAGAAAGCGTCTCAGTTGTGAGGAGGGTCACGTTCTGCTTCTGCCTCTTCCTAACTCTGAAGTCTTTGACAAGTCACACGCCCTCTGGGAACctgttttcctatctgtaaaggGAAGGCAGACGTCGTGTCCTCGGTTTCTTTCAACAGAGTTTCTGAAAAGTGGATCTTGCTAAACCTGGGGAACTGGGAGTAAGGTTCTGGACGACGTGGACGGAGAACAGAGATGGGAGTTCTGGCAAGTTGTGAGGCCTGAAACAGGAGCCCACGAACCGTGGAAGAGATGCCCCCAAGACGAA from Balaenoptera acutorostrata chromosome 15, mBalAcu1.1, whole genome shotgun sequence encodes the following:
- the RNF40 gene encoding E3 ubiquitin-protein ligase BRE1B, coding for MSGPGNKRAAGDGGSGPPEKKLSREEKTTTTLIEPIRLGGISSTEEMDLKVLQFKNKKLAERLEQRQACEDELRERIEKLEKRQATDDATLLIVNRYWAQLDETVEALLRHHENQGDLSSGTEAPGTQEGPTRDETPLTEPGTSELREPLPMQLRPPLSEPALAFVVALGASSSEEVELQLQGRMEFSKAAVSRVVEASDRLQRQVEELCQRVYSRGDSEPPSEAARARTRELGRENRRLQDLATQLQEKHHRISLEYSELQDKVTSAETKVLEMETTVEDLQWDIEKLRKREQKLNKHLAEALEQLNSGYYVSGSSSGFHGGQITLSMQKFEMLNAELEENQELANSRMAELEKLQAELQGAVRTNERLKVALRSLPEEVVRETGEYRMLQAQFSLLYNESLQVKTQLDEARGLLLATKNSHLRHIEHMESDELGLQKKLRTEVIQLEDTLAQVRKEYEMLRIEFEQNLAANEQAGPINREMRHLISSLQNHNHQLKGDAQRYKRKLREVQAEIAKLRAQASGSTHSIPTLGHPEDSGLSAPAAGKEEGGPGPVGAPDARKEMASMPGAAITTSLVKKEDLVPSEEEAQALTPGAQGPSSRGREPEAKPKRELREREGPGLGPPSVASALSRTDREKVKVEEAKRKESELLKGLRAELKKAQESQKEMKLLLDMYKSAPKEQRDKVQLMAAERKAKAEVDELRSRIRELEERDRRESKKIADEDALRRIRQAEEQIEHLQRKLGATKQEEEALLSEMDVTGQAFEDMQEQNGRLLQQLREKDDANFKLMSERIKANQIHKLLREEKDELGEQVLGLKSQVDAQLLTVQKLEEKERALQGSLGGVEKELTLRSQALELNKRKAVEAAQLAEDLKVQLEHVQTRLREIQPCLAESRAAREKESFNLKRAQEDISRLRRKLEKQRKVEVYADADEILQEEIKEYKARLTCPCCNTRKKDAVLTKCFHVFCFECVRGRYEARQRKCPKCNAAFGAHDFHRVYIS